The sequence CCGGGACGTAGACGACGCTGCCGCGCGCCACGGTCGTGGTCTCCTCCCCGACGGTGATCGAGGCCCGGCCGCTGACGACGAAGTACACCTCGTCCTGCCGGTGCGGAAGCTGCGGATCGATCTGTCCGGCGTCGAGCGCGTACAGCCCGACCGACATGTTCCGCTCGCGCAGGAACTGCAGATAGGCGCCGTCGTTCGCGGCCCGCTCCGCTTCGAGCTCGTCAAGCCGGAAGGCTTTCATCGTCGTTGTGCCCCTTGTACTCGATCGTTCCCTCGCATCCGCTGATCTGCGGATGTCCCACCGGGATCTTCTCTGCCACGATCAGACACATGACGAATTTCGTAGTCAAGACGCTCGCCAACGCGGCGGCCCTGGCCGTCGCCATCTGGCTGCTTTCCGGCATCACCCTCGACGACGGCAGCAGCACGGGTCGACGGGCGCTCACCCTGATCCTGGTCGCGCTGGTCTTCGGCCTCGTCAACCTGCTCGTCAAGCCGTTGGTGAAGCTGCTCTCGCTGCCGCTTTTCGTTCTCACCCTCGGCCTGTTCACCCTCGTGGTGAACGCCTTGATGCTGCTGCTGACCTCGTGGCTGGCCTCGAAGCTCGATCTCAGCTTCCATGTCGACGGCTTCTGGACCGCCCTCCTCGGCGGCCTGATCATTTCCATCGTCTCCTGGGCCATGAACATGGTCCTGCCCGACAAGAACTGAACGGGCCTGCCATGTACCGCGTCTGCTTCGTCTGCACGGGCAACATATGCCGCTCCCCCATGGCCGAGTCGGTCTTCCGCGCCCATGTGGCGGCGGACGGACTCGCCGCCCTGGTCGAGGTGGACAGCGCCGGCACCGGCGGCTGGCACGAGGGGGACGGCGCCGATCCGCGCACCGTCTCCGTCCTGGAGGCGGCCGGCTACGAGCAGGACCACCGGGCCCGCCAGTTCCGGTCCTCCTGGTTCGCGCGCCTGGACCTCGTCATCGCGCTCGACGCCGGGCATCTGCGGGACCTCCGGGCACTCGCGCCCACCGCGCAGGACGCCGCGAAGGTGCGGCTGCTGCGGTCCTACGATCCGGCGGCCTCGGCCGCCGAGACCGACGTACCGGATCCCTACTACGGGCCGCTCGACGGGTTCGAGGAGTGCCTGGAGCTGGTCGAGGCCGCGAGCCCCGGCCTGCTGGATGCCGTACGCACCGCCGTGAAGGAGCCCACCCCATGAACGAACACGCCCCCCAGGGGACCGGTGCGGCCGGACTCGGCGACGGCACCCGCGCCGTCCGGGCCGGACTGCCCGAGGCCGTCAAGAACGAGCCGCCCCTGCCCGGACCGGTCTTCGCCGCCCACTTCCACCTCCCCGGCGACGTCGAGGGCCCCTACGCGTACGGCCGTGACACCAACCCGACCTGGACGCTGCTGGAACGCGCGATCGGGGAACTGGAAGCTCCCGGCGAGGACGTGCACACCATCGTCTTCGCCTCCGGCATGGCGGCGGTCTCCGCCGTCCTCCTCTCCCAGACGCACTCCGGCGACACCGTGGTCCTGCCGGACGACGGCTACCAGGCGCTGCCCCTGCTGCGTGAGCAGCTGGAGGCGTACGGGATCCACGTGCGCACCGCTGCGACCGGTGACGACGCCCAGCTCACGGCCCTCGACGGG comes from Streptomyces virginiae and encodes:
- a CDS encoding cupin domain-containing protein, with the protein product MKAFRLDELEAERAANDGAYLQFLRERNMSVGLYALDAGQIDPQLPHRQDEVYFVVSGRASITVGEETTTVARGSVVYVPAGVAHKFHHITEDLKVMVVFSPPEG
- a CDS encoding low molecular weight protein-tyrosine-phosphatase translates to MYRVCFVCTGNICRSPMAESVFRAHVAADGLAALVEVDSAGTGGWHEGDGADPRTVSVLEAAGYEQDHRARQFRSSWFARLDLVIALDAGHLRDLRALAPTAQDAAKVRLLRSYDPAASAAETDVPDPYYGPLDGFEECLELVEAASPGLLDAVRTAVKEPTP
- a CDS encoding phage holin family protein; its protein translation is MTNFVVKTLANAAALAVAIWLLSGITLDDGSSTGRRALTLILVALVFGLVNLLVKPLVKLLSLPLFVLTLGLFTLVVNALMLLLTSWLASKLDLSFHVDGFWTALLGGLIISIVSWAMNMVLPDKN